The segment GGCGAGTCATCGAGCGTGATCATCGAGTCCCCCTTCTCGGCCGATTAGGGCTTCGTTTCGCGGATACAGTAAAGCGTCGGTCCGGTGCGTACTAAAATGCTTCCCTTCGTTGCAATGGCAGCATATTGGATGGGGCCAGCAAAACTCGCTGCGGCTGCTCGCCGCTCCTCGGTTGCCTCCTCTGCCATCGGCCCGCGGACTCGCCAATCGACTTCCATTTCCCACTGACCCTCCATGTGATTTACCCTGATAGCCAAGTTCGATTCACGCGCAGCCGCTTCATCACTACCTTGTCGTCCGGGTGATGCCCCCAAACCAAACTTCGCTTCGATGTCGCCATAGTCTTTCGTCAAGGATCGTTGCCACCGGGTTTGTCCGGAATGATCGATCGAGACGCAATCACCACTCTCAAAAAATACGTAAACTCCATTCGAATCCACAGCTGGCGTCGGAGCCGCACGACTGGTGTAGTAGCTGTTCTTGACTTGAGTCGACGCGGCAAACGATTTGGTCCAGAGCGTGTTGCCATCCGTGATACGAATGGCAGTGAGGTGAAACTGTTCTTTGTTTTCACCTTCCACGCTGGTGACGTAGACGCGATCTTGCCAAAGCACGGGGCTCGATTGCCCGTAACCCGGAATCGGCGTTTTCCAAGCGATGTTCTGTGTCGTTGACCATTCCATTGGCACCTCGCCGGCATCGGTAATGGGGCGTCCACCATTTAGGAAACACTCCCAATCCGCTTGGCATCTGCCGAGGTCCGTCGTCAAGCAGCCAAGCAGACATGCAACGAAAAGTCGGTAGGCGTTCGTATTCATCAAAGGGGTCTCGGGGGGCAAAGTCAAAGGTGATGGACATTTTAGCGAGGAATCTGAGCCATGTGCAGCGTCAGCGTGGTCGCATAGCTGGTGTAGTCGTATTCGTTCGATTTTTCGTCTTCCGCATCGTGATGAGCGACGACCAAGTAGAGGTTGCCTTGGGCAGGTGTGAACGTTGCAAACCCGTTTTCATCCGTCTTGCGTTCATGAAGGGGGTCAAAGCCCTCGGCCAATTCGGTTCCTTGCGGGATAAAACTGACAACCGTATTGCTAAGCGGATGGCCGTGCAGCAGCAATTGCACCTTCACCGTCTGCCCAGCCACGGTGCTGTTGAGAATGCAGGACTTCACGACCAACTCGATCGGTAATCCGATTGGCTTTGATGCGTTCATCCCACAAACCGGTTTGTCAAGCGAATCGGCTGCGGTAAACACTGCCTTTGCGGTCCTAATCGCATGCACCGCACGGGTGTGCTGCATGACTCGGTCGATCTCATGTGAAACACAGTAAACGCCGGGTGACTTGGGGACAAAGGTCGTGGTCCAGTAGCCTTGTTTTTCATCACGAGCGGTGCTCGACATGCGGTCCTTCAACGAGGTCACGGTGCCATCGGGACCGACGACATCAAACGTGACCCAAGCAGGGTCAACGATTCCGGATAGCTTGAAATCGCGGTGATTGTTGCCAAGGTTTCCAAGTCGTAGATCCGCATGAATCACATCGCCGGTGCGAACAACGGCTGTGTTGGTGTTGACCCACGTGTCGTGAGCCGAGGCTTGCGTTGTCAACAACAAAAGGGCGGCAACGTTCGGTATCGCTTTGAAAAAATGTCTCACGACTTCTGAACTCAAAAAGCAAGGATTTGGAATAGGAAACTGGGTGCAAATAAGTCAGCAGCTATCACTCGAAGTCACCCACGACGTTCCCGTCGTTGATAGCGCCAAGGTTCTGCCAGAGTTCGTGGTCAATCGATTCGGTGATGAAGTGGACCGATCCATCCACCATCAACACCGTCGCGCCACCGACATGTCGACTGCGGGCGCTCTTCTGTGCGGCGTAGCGCGAGTAGCAGTCATTTTCACGTGCGTTCGGTTCACGGTAGTGGTGATAGCCGGTATCGATTACGGCTCCATCGGCCCACCGTTTACCGCGATCGAAAACGACGGGCGAGGCATCATTCAAACACCAGCTGTCGTCGATGGATTGTGCTGCCGCATTCCAGACGGATGCCAAGACACCCTCGGATCCAAAGTTCGCTTCGCCGCGAGTGGTGCCGGGCAACCCGGATCCAATCAGCGTTTCCGCGAAGGCAGCTGTATTTGATGTGCCATCGAGAACATCGCGAAACTTTTTACGCGAGTCGGTGAAGAAGAGCCCATCGCCATCTTCATAACCACCCCCGTTGTTACCGGTTCCGTTATTGGCCACATAGTTGGTCGCTCCCCAATCTTCATCGATTCGAACATGAACGTCGCTGGGGCAAAGGAACGTTGCGACGGAGGCCGAAACTTCGTTGGCGAGGTCTGGATGCGTGATCACACCTGGCGGTGGTCCCATCGTAAAGAGGTAGAGCGGTTTCTTTAGATCAATCGCATTGTAGATACTCGATTGTTCCAAATAGGGCGTGAGCAAGGCGAATGTGGACCAGCGATAGAACGATTGCTGGTTCGCCGGGACGGGCGCTTTGGCGTTATCACGTTGCGAGGGGAAATGGTTCTGAGTGTCGTGGTGCATGTGAAGCGCCAAACCAAGCTGCTTCATGCGATTGCTGCAGCTCATCCGGCGCGCTGCTTCGCGAGCCGATTGAACGGCCGGCAGCAACAAGCCGACCAGTGCGCCAATGATGACGATGCACCAAGGTAATCCGCCCCACGATGCCGATTGCCCCGCACACTGAATCAGCATGCTGGTCAAGACGTAGTCGGTCGATCGCGAACGTTCCGACGTAGGGAGGGGGCCGTTAACCGGTTCCTTCGAGCAACACGAAGACGTTGGTTTTGACGCTGCTTTTTCAGTCGGTATTGGTTTGTTTCCGCAACACCCGCCACAGCAGTTACTTTCGACTGGAGCAGCCATTTTGCCATCAAGCAGAGCCGACACTGGCGGTGTGACGTCGTTCTCCCTCGCCCAACGAAGTTTCTCTGTGGCGGTTGTCGGGAGAAATCGTGGCAAGGATGCTCGTATCCCAAAACAAAAAAACGCAGCACGCCAAACTTTGGCGAGCTGCGTTCGATCGAAAGGTGGCTGCTCTGCCTTACGGCGAGAAGTGGAAGGCTTCGGAATAGCCATAGCCGCCGAAGGCCGCTCCGCTGACTGCCGAGGCACCCGATTCGTGGTAGCCGCCAAATCCAACACTGTAGGCACCGCTGTTGCTGATCGCCTGGCCACCGAAGATGGCGTTGGAGTTTGCCGACCCATTCGCGATACCGACGCCGTAGTCGACGGCGCTGATTGCGGTGTTGTTGGCTACCGCCTGGCCGCCGTAATAGCCCTGGGCCAGAGCCGAGCCATTGGCGACGGAGTAACCACCGGTCGTGAAGGCACCACTCATGCTATTAGCGTTGGCGTTGCCATAGGCTCGAGCGGAATCGTTTGCGATCGCGACACCGTAGTTGGAGGCCGCGACGGCGTTGCTGTTGCTGCGAGCGTTCCAGCCATTGGCGACACTCTGGCCGTTGGCGATCGCCACACCGCCGTTGCTCGCCGCGATCGCGTTGCCGGTCGCATAGCCGCCGTTGTATCCCGACCCGGTCATGTTGGCGCTGGCGAAGCCGCCATTGGATGCCGCGGCTCGTGCGTTGAGTCGGACGTTACCGGAGCCCGAGGCCGATGATCTCGCCACCCCTCCGGTGGAGTAGCTGCTCGAGGAAACTTGTGCCGATACGTCCGATGCGACGAGCGAAACGGTCAAAGCGGCTGCCAAACAAGCGAAGGTGTTGAAAAAGCGTTTCATGGAATTGTCTCCGGAAAGGATCCTGCGATCGAGTGCAAGATGAGGGTTTCGAGGCGACCGAATCAAACATCGATGCCGGCCAACGATGTACTGGGCGAGACTGATCCGCCCGAGGGGACAAGAAAATTTTCAAACCCGGAGATATTTCGAGGGAGGCCCTCTTGGTTCGCGAATTGCGACACCAACGAGAGGAATCACGACCGACTTGGACTCCGAAAGCGAGGCTGCTGCAGCCGAAACCACGACCTGTTTCCACCGCCAACGTGCAGGGGTCAGCGAGTATGATGGTGGGGCAGACCAGACCACCAACTTTCCCACTAGACGCTCAGCGATTTCCCCCTCTTGTCCAAGACGAAGCTCGAAATGACAGCGACCGATTCTGGCAGGCCGAGCTTTGCCGTATTGGCGGGCGTTTGTGCGCTATTGCTGGCGGGGATGTTGTTTGGTGCTTCGTTGTGGGTCTTGGCCGCGATCGCCGCGGCCATCTTGCTGGTGGCTAACGCTTATCTCGCCAAGACATGGTCGACGTCGGTGGTCGCGGTACGCAGTAGTGGTGACGTCGAGCTTAAGATCGGCTCACGCGTGGACGTGCAGATCAACTTGACCAATCACAGCCGATTGCCTGTGTTGTGGGTCCTGGTCGAGGACCTGCTGCCTCACCGTGCGACGATGTTCACACCGCCGGCGCTTGCCGTTGACGGAGACCGTATCCAAGTGATCATGCTTTGGGCTGGGCAGACGAAGGCGCTTTCGTATCAGATGACCTGCAATCGTCGTGGCTACTTTCAAATCGGCCCGACTGTGTTGGAAACGGGGGACTTGATGGGATTGTATCGTCGCTATCGAGTGGGAACGCAGCCCCAATACATCACTGTGTTACCCAAAATCGTTGCCCTGTCGACTTATGAAGTGGGCTCGCGGCGACCGATTGGTGAGATCCGGATGCGAGAAAACGTGATGGACGACCCAACGCGGCTTCGCGGGATCCGACGCTATCAACCCGGTGATCCCATGCGCAGCGTGCATTGGGCGGCAACGGCTCGGACGGGAGTGCTTCACAGCAAGATTTACGAACCTTCGTCGATTGCGGGAGCCACCTTGCTGCTCGATTTACACATCGACACCAATCCAAGAATTCAAGAACCGGTGCGAAGTGATTTGGCGATCACGGCCGCAGCGTCGATTGCCTATGCATTGCACGACGCTGGAGAGCCATTCGGGTTGGCAACCAATGGCCGCGACGCCGCCGACCGGATTCGCACCGAAGGTTGGGTGGGAGACTATCGGGTGCGTGACGAAGTCACGTCGGCAGCATCGATGCAAAGCGAGAGCGACCGGTTGCGACCGATTTTGCAACCCGCCTCACGCGGCCCCGTTGCGCTCCGTGAAATGGTCGGCACGCTGGCTCGATTGGAGCGGACCGATGGATTAACGTTGCCTGAACTGCTCACCGAAAGCGAATCCAAAATATCCAGCGAAACCACCGTGCTGATCATCCTTCAGCAGTGTCCGGAAGCATCGCTGGCATCCATTTTGGGGCTGGCCAAGCGAGGGTGGGCCGTGGCGGTGATTATCAATACGCATGATATCAATGACTATTCGGCCATGGCAGGGCCGATGATCGCTGGTCGCATCCCCACGTTTCACCTTGCATCCGAAGAGGCAATTATGGATGTCTGCCGACAAACACTCACTCGCTAGTGCTATAGTAGCACGAGAGCGTTGTGGACACCGAATGCGGTTCTGGTTGATCGAGAAGGAGGTCCGAAAAGATCATGTTACCACTGAATCAGTGGATTATCGTCTCCATGATACTTGCGTTGACGATGTTCGTTGGCCGAGCCTTTGATTCGTGGCCGACCGTCTTCGTGCTATTCGTCCTCGCCATGCTGGGGCTGAGGGTTGCCCATGGGCGTGAGCGACGGACGTTGGGCCTACGACAACGCATTGAGGGTCCGCCACGCCCTGCTGGGGGCTCGTGGCGCCGTTCGTTCGTTTTGGTCGTCTTGTTCGGATTGGTGTTGGTCGTTGTGGTCTCGGCGACTCGATGGGTTCCCTACCTAACCAGAGCGTCGTTCAATCCGTTGGACTTGGGGGCGGATGTTCTCGCCCATGCTGCGCTGACCACGATTTTGATCCTGTGGGTCATTGGCGGCGCTCAAGGACATCCGGTGATGTTGGGGCTGGGGATGTCGATCGTGTTACTGACGGTTGCGGTCGGTGGGGCCAGTCAATCGATCACCGGGCAAACCACCGTTGCATTCTGTGTCTGTACCGGCTTTCTGTTTTCCTCTCAAGCGATCCTTGGCAGCGGGAAGCTGTCGGATCCCAACCGGTCAGTGGCGTTTACAGAGCAGTTGACTTTGCTACGGAACTCACGTTGGCGTCGAGTTTCACTTTTGTTCTCCGCTTTGACGCTCTCGTCGATCTTGATCACGACCGGAATGGTCGCCCGAGCGACAAACGATTCCTTGCCGGATGTGCAGCGTTTGCTTCAATCGTCGCTGAAGGATTCACTTGATCACGCGGTCGATCAGTTGACGTTTTCAGGAACGCGCTACGTTCGTGGCGCAACGCTCGGGGCGGTCCGTCGAGATATGATGAGCAACCCCGAAGAGATTGCGTTGCGAGTGTTCGCGGATCAATCGCCTGGCTATTTGCGGGGCACCGCATTCGATTTCTATTCGCGACGTAACTGGTATCCCGCATCGCGTCATACACTCGATGCAGAATACTTTTCGCCCGACATGGACGATACCGCAGTCGAAGCGAGGGGAAGGGCGACCACGGAGTTACGAAGCGGATCCCGTTCGGAATTGCGGCGATTCCAGATTGAGGGTGCACCCAACGATGTGATCGGTACGATTGAAGTACGCAACATCCCGATGAAGGGAAATACGGTTTTCATGCCGTTGGCATCCAATTGGATCGAAGCCCGAAGCGGCCGCGTGACCCTCAGCCGAAATCGGACCGTGCGTCATGGCGTCAACGTTTTGAGCCCCTACGTGCTCGGCGTTGCGCGCACGTCGGAAACGGATGCAATGAGTGAGACGCGGCGGCGAACGCTATTGTCGATACCCGAAAACCTACGAGCGGTCGTTGAGCCATTGGCACAGCGTCTTTGCGAGGGTGTCTCGGAACCCCGCGACAAGGCGAAACGCGTGGCCGCTTTTTTTCAGTCAACCTTCTCGTATTCCCTCGATCTGCCCCAGTTGTCGCAGTCTCAAGATCCGATCCGCTACTTCCTTGAAAACGAGCACCCCGCGCATTGCGAACTTTTTGCATCCGCCACGGCAATGTTGCTTCGCGCCGAAGAGGTTCCGACTCGTTACGTGACGGGCTATGTCGTGAGTGAACTTCACGAGGACCAAGTGTATTGGGTCGCTCGTAATCGTGACGCTCACGCTTGGGTGGAAGCGTACGACGAAAGATCGCAAGTTTGGTTCCCTGTCGAAGCGACCCCCGGGCGCCAATACCGGACCGTTACGGTCGACGAGAGCCAATTGAGTGATACCTACGCGAGCGGTCAGGATGGCGACGACGAAGCGGACTTCGCCCAGTCATGGCTCTCGTCGACTTGGGCATTCCTGGCTACGCTTCGAGCCAGCAACCCGTTGTTGAAGGTTTTTCAATTTGCCCAGGGGCCGTTGTTCTTGCTCGTTTCGGTTTTATTGTGGAAACGATATCAGATCGCCAATGCTTCGTCGGCAAATCCCGTCGACATCCTCAGTCGTAAGATGTTGCGACAAGTCGATCGCCGAATGAAAAGGGCTTCACTGGTTCGGCAAGGGAATGAAACGATGCATCAGTTTGCGGCTCGCATCGAAAACACTTTCCCACCGTCGAAGACTCCGGTGCAACCGTGTGTTGACGAGGTTGCGGATTGGTACCGACGATTTGCGGAGGCTCGTTATCGAGGCGAAACTCCAGAGCCCTTCACAGGGGCACCCCCGAAGTTTCGAAAGTAACCCGGCAAGGCGCCGACGTAGCGGCTACAGTGCGTGCAGACGTGCGAGTTCACGGAAATCGTCGCGCCACAGGTTGGACAAGGACGCGTTACCGGGTGCCCAAGGGATGGTGGAGGTGGCAGCGGTTCGACGGAGCCGAGAATTTGCATCACACCCGAATCCGTGATCGCAGCCGATTGTGGCCGCTCGAATAGAAACGTCTCCCTGCAACGCGGGCACCTGACCCTTTTGCCTAAGAGTTCTATCCCCCCTCGAACGTGGTGTCCCGATGGACACTGAACTTCGATTTTCTCTGAATGCATGATGGTCTCCCTAATCCCGTTTGGTTACGTAGCGTCCGTGCCCTGTCGCGGCCTCTGTTTTGAACCCCTAACGCACCAGCCTGGTTTCGCACTATTCTGTTGTTTCGATCAGATCCCCGTTCTTGAAGGAAGAAGGAAGAGAGATGAGTTCAACCATGCGATGTTTTTGGGTCGAAAAGAGCGAATCGGGCGAGATTCGTGCTGAGGTGACCGAGAAACCCTGTTCGGTGCTCGACCAGGCGAAAAGTGATGCACCGCGAGTCCGGATCCGCGTCAATCTGTCCTCACTCAATTACAAGGACGCGCTGGCAGCTACGGGACATCCAGGGATTGTGCGGCATTTTCCCCATATTCCGGGCATCGATGCGGTTGGGGCCGTCGTCCACAGTGATTCCAGCGACTTCTCCGTGGGGGAGGAAGTCCTTGTCACCGGCAACGATCTAGGCGTGGGGCACTTTGGGGCTTGGGCGGAAATGATTGATGTTCCGGCTGAGTGGGTGTTACCCTTGCCCAAAACCCTGTCGCCGCTCGAAGCCATGACGCTTGGGACCGCTGGATTCACTGCGGCACAGTGCGTTCAAGCGTTGATCGCCCATGAAATCACACCCGACCGTGGCAGCATTGTTGTGACGGGTGCGACCGGCGGAGTGGCGAGTGTGTCGATTGAGATTTTGCGTAAACTCGGCTACTCAATCACCGCCGTCACGGGCAAGCAGGAGCATCACCAGGCTCTGCTCGATCGTGGCGTCGACCAGGTGGTGACTCGCAGCGACTTTATCGATCAAACCAAGCGACCTTTGCTCGGTGGGAAATACGCGGGCGGCGTCGACACGGTGGGTGGGTCGATGCTTGAAACCGTCTTGCGATCGACCGCGTACCGTGGATGTGTGACGGCATGTGGGCTTACCGGTGGCGCCGACCTAAATATAACCGTCCATCCCTTCATCCTTCGTGGGATCACGCTCTGTGGCATCGATTCGGCAATGTGCCCGCTGCCCAAACGCAAAGTCATTTGGGAGAAGCTCGCCGGTGAGTGGAAGCTTGCGGGGCTCGAATCCTTGGCGACCCAAGTTCCGCTCGAGCAGACCCCGGCATGGGTACAGCGGATCTTGGCCGGGGGCGTATCCGGACGCGTGGTCGTCGGGCTTTAAGGATCAAATCGCCGATTTGCAACACTTGCACATCCGTTCGTACTACAATGCGAGGTGGTCAGCCATTTCTCTTTGCCAAGCGACTGACTTTTGGCGATCGATTGCTTGAGAGGACCGTGTCGATCATGAACGCGCAACGTCCCCCCACCCCGCTGCGACCACCGCGAGAAGAGATTCGCGTGTTGTTGGCGTTTGTCACCAAAAGCGACGCGTCCGATCTTCACCTCAAAGTCGGCTTGCCGCCTTTCATTCGTATCGGCGGGCACCTTCGTCAACTCGACACACCGCCACTGCCATCCTCGGAGTACATTGCCGAGATGATGGCGGAGTTGATGCCCAAGTCACGCTTGGAAGAATACAAGGAACTCGGCAGTGCCGACTTTGCGGTGTTAGCGGAAAGCGGTGATCGATTTCGCGTGAACGCGTTCCGATCGGACAGCCAGATGCATGCTGCACTGCGTCGGGTGCAGTGCAAGATTCCTGACTTTGAAAAACTTCGACTTCCGCCGATCTATGAGCGGACCATCGCGCTGACCCATGACGGATTGGTCTTGGTCAGCGGCGTGACGGGCAGTGGAAAGAGCAGCACGTTGGCCGCGATGCTTGATCACATCAATTCGCATCGGAGCATGCATGTGATCACGATTGAAGACCCGATCGAGTTCCGCTTCGTTTCACGGAAATCGATCATTTCCCAAAGAGAGATTGGCATCGATGTTCCGACCTATGCTCATGCGCTTCGCTATGTGGTGCGTCAAGATCCCGATTGCATTCTGATCGGTGAACTCCGCGACAAAGACACGATCCTTGCCGCCTTGCAAGCTGCCGAAACCGGTCACTTGGTTCTCGCATCCATGCACTGCAGCGACGCAGAACAATCGTTTAGCCGCATCTTGGAGTTTTTTCCGCAAGCGGAGCATGCGTTTATCCGATCGTCCCTCGCGAATAGTTTGCGGGCGATCATGGTCCAACGGCTTGTTCCCGGCGCTGTCGAGGGTGAGCGTTTCCCCGCGACCGAAGTTTTGCTGAACAATTCGCTGGTCCGAGAAAAAATCCTGCATTGCAAAGATGACGACATCCCTGCGATTTTGAACGTTTGCAAGGACGAAGGGATGCGAGATTTTACCCTCTCCCTTTGCGAGTTGGTCAACGCGGGATCGATTTCGAAAGAAGTTGCAATGGAGTACGCGCCGCATCGCGAATCGTTACTCTCGTTGCTGAAGGGGATCGATACCGCCGGAGCCGGATTGGTTTCTCGCGTCTAGCATCGTGCGGGGCGGGCTCGCTTGCCCAACCCCGATCTACCGAAACCCAAAGCACGTCGCTTGCGGCTTCGGCTAGTCTTCGCTCACCATGCTGCCCCACCATGACGGATCGGGTTGCCAATCGGGTGCAAGCATGGCTGCGTGACTTCGCTCGAGATTCGCCTTGTTGGCGGTTTGAATACGATGGAATTTCGCTTCGGTCTTCTCGGGATCGTAGCGTGGATCGGGTTCGGGAAGCTTCGCCTTCACCGCCTGAAGCCATTCATCCAACTGCTTGGCCATCGACGCGGTCCGAACGGGCATCGCGAGCGACAAATCACTGGTTTCATAGGGATCCTGCTCTAAGTTGTAGAGTTCGTTACGACCATCCTCGTAATAGTGGATCAACTTCCATTGCCCATCACGGAAAAGCGAACTCGGCTCGCCCCCTTGATTGTCATAGTGCGGGTAGTGCCAATACAGCGGACGAGGTTGGATCGAACCGTTTTCGAGCAATGGGACCAAACTGACTCCATCGACATGCTGTTCAGGTTTCGAAGGAACACCACAAAGGTCGAGCAAGGTCGGGTAAAAGTCCGCGCCCGTTACGGGGGTATCACAGCTGGATGCTTTCGAAATACGTTTGGGGTACTTGATGTAGAACGGTTCGCGAATCCCGCCTTCCCATTGCCGCCCCTTGCCACCTCGCAGTGGCAAGTTGCTCGTGGCGTAAGCGTCGCCGGACGATACCCCACCGTTGTCACTGGTGAAAATGACAATCGTCGATTCGCTGAGCCCCGCGGTGTCGAGAGCGTCAAGGACGTGGCCCACGGATTGATCCAGCGTTTCCATCATGCCGGCATAGATCGGATGGTCTTGGACTTGGCGGACAGGCAAGGTGCGGTCGACTTTGAATCGCGATTGGCCAGCGGGCAACTTCGGAGCGGCCTTGCGATACTTTTGCCAAAGTGCTTGGGTGGTTTGAACCGGTCCATGAACGCTGTAGAACGACAGCATCGCGAAAAAGGGCTGTTCTCGATGGGTCTTGATGAACTTTGCGGTTTCGTCCGCTAACCGAAGCGGCAGCGATTCACCGTCGGGACCATCGGTCATGAGCGGATTTTTATAGGGTGAGAAATATCCTCCCGGAGGGCTGCCGCGATCATGACCACCCACGTTGATGTCGTAGCCGTGGTCGGTCGGCCAGGAGCCCTGCCCGCCCAGATGCCACTTGCCGGCAAAGAAAGTCCGATAACCGGCTTCCTGCATCGCTTCGGCAATCGTCACATCCTCGTGCGGTAAAGCGTGCAAGTACTCGGCTGGCAACAACCGGTCTTCGCGTTTCCATTTCAGCCCCGAGGCCGCCCCAATCCACTGGGTGATCCCATGCCGAGCAGTGAATTTGCCTGTCTGGATACTCGCACGCGAGGGGCTGCAAACACGGCACGTTGCGTAACCTTGAGTGAACCGCATTCCATCGCGTGCCAATTGGTCGATCCGCGGGGTGTGATAAAAACGGCTGCCTTCACCCGAAAGGTCATGAAGCCCTAAGTCGTCAACCAAGATGAACAGTACGTTGGGACGCTCGCTTTCGGCGGCAACGGCACTCACGTTGCATAACAAAAGACTGAGGCAAAACATAACACAGCGTGGCATGGTTATTTCCAAACAAGCGGATGGATGGCAGGAACGAGATGTGCAGGTCGCAAGTCAATGCGTCGCGGGCAGGACCGACAATGGTGGCCGGTGCGGATTCTATCTTACACCCTTTTGCCCGCCACCGCTGACGTTTTTTCTGGCACTCGGTCAGGCTCCATCACCGCTCGGAGCCAACAACTGAGCAACTCGATCCACCAGCGCAGAGGGGTGGTCGTGAGTGTACGCGACCTGCTCCGATTGCTTGGTCGCCAAGACTTTGAGTTGACATTCGCCCTCTGCCCATTCGGTCCCACCCGCAATGATTGCGATCGTGAATCCGTGGGCATCGGCATATTTCAACTGGGCCCCCAGCTTCCGCGGTTCAGGATACACCTCGACGGCAATTCCCGCCGATCGCAATTGGTGAGCCAACCGCAAGTAGTCGTCACGATGGTCTTTGTCGAAATAGGTCACCAAGACGGGCGCCGGGGTGGATGCGGTGGGCAGCAAGTTCAGTTGCTCCATTGCCGCAATCAACCGATCGAGCCCGAGCGACGCTCCGATGCCCGGCAGATGCTGTTTCGTGTACAGGCCGGCTAAGTTGTCGTACCGACCACCGCTGCAAACGCTTCCAATCGTGGGCAAATCATCGAGCGTCGTCTCAAAAATCACTCCGGTGTAATAGTCCAGTCCACGCGCGATCGAAACGTCGAGCCGTAACCGTTGCTTGGGAACACCCGACGCGAGCGAGCCTTCGTAGATGTCTCTTAGCCGCGCGATTCCCGTCATAGCCGTTTCGTTGCCACCACTGATTTGGGTCAACGTCGCGAACACGGAATCGGCTTCTCCGGTGCAATCTGCAAGCTGCAAAACGGCATCCGCCTGCTCGCTCGTCACGCCAGCGGCCGAGATCATTTCGTCGGCCGTCTTCTTTCTGCCAATCTTTTCTAATTTGTCCAAGCTGCGAAGGACTGCGACGCTGCGGTCGGCAAGATCCAAATGCTCAAGCAGCCCGGTCAAGATGGCGCGATTGTTAATGCTGATGGTAAACCGATCGAATCCAATCGTTTCGAGCAAACGATTGATCACCGCGACCGCTTCGATGTCCGCTAACACCGACTCGGTACCAATCGTATCGAAATCGCATTGAACGAATTCGCGATAGCGACCTTCTTGCGGTTTTTCACCTCGCCACACTGGCGCGATATGGTAGCGTTTGAAGGGAACTCCAAGCGATCCAATGTGCTGCGCTGCAAAGCGAGCCAGAGGGACCGTCAAGTCAAAACGCATGCCCACGTCACGGCCACCGTTGTCGGTGAACCGATAGATCTGGCGATCCGTTTCCTCGCTACCTTTCCCCGTCAAGATCTCCAAATGCTCCAGCGTTGGGGTGTCGATGGGCGCAAATCCAAAGGAACGAAACACTTCACGCGCCGTTTGCATCAACTGTTCGCGAGGGATCATCACGGCTGGCAGGTAGTCGCGAAACCCCTTCAGCGTTCTCGGTTGGATCAGGGACATTGGGTGTTCTTGCAGAGAGAGTGGGGAGAAAGAAGGAAGTCCGATGACGCGGACGCAGCCAGGGTCCGTCCTTTGACGTTCGCGAGTTTTAGTGGACCGTCAGCATTAAA is part of the Novipirellula artificiosorum genome and harbors:
- a CDS encoding type IV pilus twitching motility protein PilT translates to MNAQRPPTPLRPPREEIRVLLAFVTKSDASDLHLKVGLPPFIRIGGHLRQLDTPPLPSSEYIAEMMAELMPKSRLEEYKELGSADFAVLAESGDRFRVNAFRSDSQMHAALRRVQCKIPDFEKLRLPPIYERTIALTHDGLVLVSGVTGSGKSSTLAAMLDHINSHRSMHVITIEDPIEFRFVSRKSIISQREIGIDVPTYAHALRYVVRQDPDCILIGELRDKDTILAALQAAETGHLVLASMHCSDAEQSFSRILEFFPQAEHAFIRSSLANSLRAIMVQRLVPGAVEGERFPATEVLLNNSLVREKILHCKDDDIPAILNVCKDEGMRDFTLSLCELVNAGSISKEVAMEYAPHRESLLSLLKGIDTAGAGLVSRV
- a CDS encoding sulfatase, which codes for MPRCVMFCLSLLLCNVSAVAAESERPNVLFILVDDLGLHDLSGEGSRFYHTPRIDQLARDGMRFTQGYATCRVCSPSRASIQTGKFTARHGITQWIGAASGLKWKREDRLLPAEYLHALPHEDVTIAEAMQEAGYRTFFAGKWHLGGQGSWPTDHGYDINVGGHDRGSPPGGYFSPYKNPLMTDGPDGESLPLRLADETAKFIKTHREQPFFAMLSFYSVHGPVQTTQALWQKYRKAAPKLPAGQSRFKVDRTLPVRQVQDHPIYAGMMETLDQSVGHVLDALDTAGLSESTIVIFTSDNGGVSSGDAYATSNLPLRGGKGRQWEGGIREPFYIKYPKRISKASSCDTPVTGADFYPTLLDLCGVPSKPEQHVDGVSLVPLLENGSIQPRPLYWHYPHYDNQGGEPSSLFRDGQWKLIHYYEDGRNELYNLEQDPYETSDLSLAMPVRTASMAKQLDEWLQAVKAKLPEPDPRYDPEKTEAKFHRIQTANKANLERSHAAMLAPDWQPDPSWWGSMVSED
- a CDS encoding YhdH/YhfP family quinone oxidoreductase, whose protein sequence is MSSTMRCFWVEKSESGEIRAEVTEKPCSVLDQAKSDAPRVRIRVNLSSLNYKDALAATGHPGIVRHFPHIPGIDAVGAVVHSDSSDFSVGEEVLVTGNDLGVGHFGAWAEMIDVPAEWVLPLPKTLSPLEAMTLGTAGFTAAQCVQALIAHEITPDRGSIVVTGATGGVASVSIEILRKLGYSITAVTGKQEHHQALLDRGVDQVVTRSDFIDQTKRPLLGGKYAGGVDTVGGSMLETVLRSTAYRGCVTACGLTGGADLNITVHPFILRGITLCGIDSAMCPLPKRKVIWEKLAGEWKLAGLESLATQVPLEQTPAWVQRILAGGVSGRVVVGL
- the hisS gene encoding histidine--tRNA ligase produces the protein MIQPRTLKGFRDYLPAVMIPREQLMQTAREVFRSFGFAPIDTPTLEHLEILTGKGSEETDRQIYRFTDNGGRDVGMRFDLTVPLARFAAQHIGSLGVPFKRYHIAPVWRGEKPQEGRYREFVQCDFDTIGTESVLADIEAVAVINRLLETIGFDRFTISINNRAILTGLLEHLDLADRSVAVLRSLDKLEKIGRKKTADEMISAAGVTSEQADAVLQLADCTGEADSVFATLTQISGGNETAMTGIARLRDIYEGSLASGVPKQRLRLDVSIARGLDYYTGVIFETTLDDLPTIGSVCSGGRYDNLAGLYTKQHLPGIGASLGLDRLIAAMEQLNLLPTASTPAPVLVTYFDKDHRDDYLRLAHQLRSAGIAVEVYPEPRKLGAQLKYADAHGFTIAIIAGGTEWAEGECQLKVLATKQSEQVAYTHDHPSALVDRVAQLLAPSGDGA